From the Phaeodactylum tricornutum CCAP 1055/1 PHATR_bd_19x34 genomic scaffold, whole genome shotgun sequence genome, one window contains:
- a CDS encoding predicted protein, which translates to MSKNDDSQSEYEQRKESDPLLTRSDADDSTPPDELHSGFLATFADAVTGGMEVIVEGVQSGTDTIVEGAHDIGERVQETTSEFQEAVVEQYNEVKETFLDELHEADDGDMYFLDMALTRNLSILPSELREKAQQLAGPTTKIELDLETLTLVEKAIDPLKPPLSAYAGLALAVISLSSIGPLLALQSDVSGTLKIFWRMCGTALVLLPLAILELRTSGFPRLTQPQWCTFLVATACYVTMGVGFALALSYTSVGNAVILANSQALMLLMGNLCVGAPVSYLEGVGALVAFTGAVLCSKDSSEDGSVAAAPGNTFFGDFLALLSGMGGVGYLVFAKTSRSNMSLFLFTFLTMSIGCLMIIPFQIIVLREKVTLGMNPRTGLLGFLNWTPDRLQLEIIMVLVCNVCGTMGYVRAMQFFDSLVISVAGLMEPVVAEFMAFFLNVGILPGSQGWLGNFLVAVGTLAVVFPTDKKGGPTGH; encoded by the coding sequence ATGAGCAAGAATgatgattcacagtcagaatACGAACAAAGGAAAGAGTCTGATCCTCTGTTGACGAGAAGCGACGCCGACGATAGTACCCCACCCGATGAGCTACACTCTGGATTTCTCGCCACTTTCGCCGACGCCGTGACGGGCGGAATGGAAGTAATCGTAGAAGGTGTACAGAGCGGTACAGATACTATCGTCGAAGGTGCGCACGATATCGGGGAACGTGTACAAGAGACCACGTCCGAGTTTCAAGAAGCTGTTGTGGAGCAGTACAATGAAGTTAAGGAAACTTTTTTGGATGAACTACACGAAGCCGACGATGGCGACATGTACTTTCTAGACATGGCGCTAACACGAAATCTTTCTATTTTGCCCAGCGAGTTGAGAGAAAAGGCCCAGCAATTGGCCGGTCCGACTACAAAGATCGAACTCGATCTGGAGACGCTTACGTTAGTTGAAAAGGCAATTGACCCCTTAAAGCCTCCTTTGAGTGCATACGCTGGTTTAGCCTTGGCTGTTATTTCGCTTTCCTCTATCGGCCCGCTCCTTGCGCTGCAAAGTGATGTATCGGGTACGCTTAAAATTTTCTGGCGCATGTGCGGAACTGCGCTGGTACTGCTACCTCTCGCCATTTTGGAATTACGTACTAGTGGTTTCCCCCGACTAACGCAACCTCAATGGTGCacctttcttgttgcaacCGCGTGCTATGTCACTATGGGCGTTGGCTTTGCGTTGGCTCTTTCCTATACGTCTGTGGGCAATGCGGTTATACTAGCGAATTCCCAGGCACTCATGCTGCTTATGGGAAACTTGTGTGTGGGTGCGCCCGTATCATATTTGGAGGGGGTTGGGGCACTGGTGGCCTTTACTGGCGCCGTGCTCTGTTCCAAGGATTCTTCTGAAGACGGATcggttgctgctgctccCGGAAATACTTTCTTTGGGGATTTTCTGGCTCTATTATCCGGAATGGGCGGCGTGGGCTACCTGGTATTCGCAAAAACTAGTCGATCCAATATGAGTTTATTCTTGTTtacatttttgacaatgTCGATCGGCTGCCTTATGATAATTCCATTTCAAATCATTGTACTTCGGGAAAAGGTGACACTGGGGATGAATCCCAGAACTGGCCTCCTCGGTTTTTTAAACTGGACCCCCGATCGATTGCAGTTGGAGATTATCATGGTCTTGGTCTGTAATGTCTGTGGTACAATGGGATACGTTCGAGCTATGCAGTTTTTCGACAGTCTCGTGATATCAGTGGCCGGCTTGATGGAACCGGTCGTGGCCGAATTCATGGCGTTTTTCCTGAACGTCGGTATATTACCAGGTTCGCAAGGTTGGCTCGGCAACTTCCTTGTTGCTGTGGGGACACTAGCCGTTGTATTCCCGACAGACAAGAAAGGGGGGCCGACTGGTCATTAA
- a CDS encoding predicted protein produces MLPTAAPSRQHTTRPIVTGTSVLGIVYDGGVLLAADTLLSYGSMAKDQNARRLHVIPGTFTMIGASGEYSDFQKVCQILEEKALEETHTSLMDSLYADTSQSITAASTWNYLRMVMYARRNKMNPFWNDILVAGTDRQGKPFLGMVDKIGTTVQDNFLATGFGSYLALPIMREKWRPDLSEGEARALLEDCMKVLFYRDCRASCKIQLAKYATESKEAIVSEPYQLETSWDAPSFVQPVADLEGDGGW; encoded by the coding sequence aTGCTTCCCACCGCCGCTCCCTCGCGTCAACACACCACGCGCCCCATCGTGACGGGGACGTCCGTCCTCGGCATTGTCTACGATGGCGGCGTCCTCCTGGCAGCCGACACGCTCCTCAGTTACGGCAGTATGGCCAAGGATCAAAACGCGCGTCGCCTGCACGTCATTCCCGGTACGTTTACAATGATTGGCGCGTCCGGCGAGTACTCGGACTTTCAGAAAGTCTGTCAGATCCTCGAAGAAAAGGCGCTCGAAGAAACCCACACGTCCCTCATGGACAGCCTCTACGCGGATACCTCGCAGTCCATCACCGCCGCATCCACCTGGAACTATCTGCGTATGGTCATGTACGCGCGACGCAACAAAATGAACCCCTTCTGGAACGATATTCTCGTCGCCGGAACCGATCGGCAaggcaaacccttcttgggGATGGTGGATAAGATCGGAACCACCGTACAGGACAACTTCCTCGCCACGGGATTCGGATCCTACCTGGCCTTGCCCATTATGCGGGAAAAATGGCGCCCCGATCTTTCCGAAGGAGAAGCACGAGCTCTGCTCGAAGACTGCATGAAGGTACTCTTTTATCGCGACTGTCGGGCATCCTGCAAGATACAACTCGCCAAGTATGCCACCGAGTCTAAAGAGGCCATTGTCAGTGAACCCTATCAGTTGGAAACCTCCTGGGATGCCCCGTCTTTTGTGCAGCCCGTCGCCGATCTAGAAGGGGATGGGGGTTGGTGA
- a CDS encoding predicted protein, with product MDGAITLYTSIAAHEESDRMREALQQGGFPYQEKDVSTKPEYQTELIIRFGGEVTFPGVQFKDTWISNPSDVQDELSKQVVDHLLGGSSDNESTVAKRDLKFQPTAKSEHVSTTESWISGKTSESSTLANFVLPNGNAVTVGALLRLLLRAMTHRCELQDGKPYYYFRGYEGIELWSILFFDEHDELKATQFGNLLIDRGLVHNYTPKCEKLAHSFLVLQPLQEPRVLNTFVKWPSPSDERSDRDEDPMDVILRLSRLMDDICSATDYRENLPLFHALEEAVCQLQTTRFPDSPVEKVTFGINLFNLVVRHGMIVAGERNWTWPQALSEVPPFFSKIGYNVAGEWINLADLQASLYGQPGARAPSIYQPRRPLWKRLQLCNGIYPDTDLHYDAPIVRTDTRILLATTWGTYSSPGVSTLYPNRLEEGLQTAAEAYCQRHVIVCASGQVSLPSLLSWHRHDFGQGTPDHVMMDILPYLSVIQLRQIEDHRNTGSLRAVFDSDFDWNCGIYLSTSDANLSVRQQEMPLSSNECDAEILPEQAQVGAVKKAPQTHAFEPSDSPGNILRPRLANSGRKASSRGLRRLAGRQPSTGEFQMFPPGRNVGKVPDNSWVGSVDGDPCDNDDDGHSFFQSVVSDVTYGSDFYTLLGTRSHRRLNV from the exons ATGGATGGTGCCATTACCCTTTACACGTCCATCGCAGCTCACGAGGAGTCCGATCGGATGCGTGAAGCTCTCCAACAAGGTGGATTTCCCTACCAAGAAAAGGACGTGTCAACAAAACCAG AATATCAGACCGAGCTGATCATCCGCTTTGGTGGCGAAGTCACGTTTCCTGGAGTGCAGTTCAAGGATACATGGATTTCAAATCCAAGCGACGTTCAAGACGAATTGAGTAAGCAAGTTGTTGATCACCTTTTGGGTGGTAGCTCCGACAATGAGTCCACGGTAGCTAAACGGGACTTGAAATTTCAGCCTACCGCCAAATCTGAACACGTGTCCACCACGGAGAGCTGGATTAGCGGGAAAACGTCCGAAAGCAGCACTCTCGCCAATTTCGTTCTTCCCAACGGAAACGCTGTCACTGTGGGAGCGCTTCTACGCCTCTTGCTTCGTGCTATGACTCACAGGTGTGAGCTCCAAGACGGTAAGCCATACTACTACTTTCGGGGCTATGAGGGCATCGAGTTGTGGTCCATATTGTTCTTCGACGAGCACGACGAGCTGAAAGCCACACAATTTGGCAATTTGTTGATCGACCGCGGTCTCGTTCATAATTATACGCCAAAATGTGAAAAACTGGCCCACTCTTTCCTTGTTTTGCAGCCTCTTCAAGAACCACGTGTTTTGAACACGTTCGTAAAGTGGCCGTCTCCTTCCGACGAACGATCTGATCGAGACGAAGACCCGATGGACGTTATTTTACGCCTTTCTCGTCTCATGGATGACATTTGCAGTGCGACCGACTACCGTGAAAATCTGCCTCTTTTTCACGCTCTGGAGGAGGCAGTTTGCCAGCTACAGACAACTCGGTTTCCAGACTCTCCAGTTGAAAAGGTAACGTTCGGCATTAATCTTTTCAACCTTGTTGTGCGCCATGGAATGATCGTGGCCGGAGAACGCAATTGGACGTGGCCTCAAGCGCTTTCGGAAGTTCCACCATTTTTTTCGAAGATTGGATACAACGTTGCGGGAGAATGGATCAACCTTGCCGATCTACAGGCGTCTCTCTATGGTCAACCGGGAGCTCGGGCTCCTAGCATTTATCAGCCAAGACGACCGCTGTGGAAACGTTTGCAACTCTGTAACGGAATTTATCCTGATACTGACTTGCACTACGATGCCCCGATTGTTCGTACCGATACACGCATCCTTTTGGCAACGACCTGGGGAACGTATTCATCTCCGGGTGTTTCCACCCTTTATCCCAATCGACTGGAAGAAGGGCTCCAAACGGCAGCTGAGGCATATTGTCAACGTCATGTAATTGTGTGCGCGTCTGGTCAGGTCAGCTTGCCGTCTTTGTTGTCATGGCATCGGCACGATTTCGGACAAGGCACGCCCGACCACGTTATGATGGATATTCTCCCGTACCTATCCGTCATTCAACTTCGCCAAATTGAAGACCATCGCAATACGGGTAGCCTACGCGCTGTATTTGATTCAGATTTTGACTGGAATTGCGGAATATATTTGTCCACGAGTGACGCTAACCTTAGTGTACGTCAGCAAGAAATGCCACTGTCATCAAATGAATGTGACGCCGAGATTCTTCCAGAGCAAGCCCAGGTCGGCGCCGTTAAGAAAGCGCCACAAACGCATGCTTTTGAACCTTCTGATTCTCCGGGCAATATCCTCCGTCCACGGTTGGCTAATAGCGGCCGCAAGGCATCATCTCGAGGTTTGCGGCGTTTGGCGGGACGTCAGCCTTCGACGGGAGAGTTTCAGATGTTTCCTCCCGGTCGAAATGTTGGAAAGGTTCCAGACAACTCTTGGGTTGGTTCAGTCGATGGGGATCCCtgtgacaatgacgacgacggacaCTCATTTTTTCAATCGGTGGTTTCGGATGTTACGTACGGATCCGATTTTTATACTTTGCTTGGGACAAGATCTCACCGTCGATTGAATGTATAA